In a genomic window of Prochlorococcus marinus str. GP2:
- a CDS encoding WcaI family glycosyltransferase, giving the protein MKIIIYCLNFAPEIVGTGKYNSELVNFLHNKGHKVNVITSPKYYPDWKIKNNKYELDKNFNFKVYRCPIYVPKKPTGIKRILHLISFSITSFPILIIQLFWKPDSVILIAPTILCFTNIFIFKLFSKKNLFTLLHIQDFEIDAAFNLKILSFPLLKNILIKIESYIFKNFKHVSTISHGMIKKLISKGIQKSKIYHFPNWVDVNKIRKSKLIYKKKNYYRNKLKINDETIIIQYSGTLNKKTGIYFLLPIIKFFEKEKNLLWLFSCEGPLKKQFVQLTKNIPNIIFIPLQEEEKFNELLNAADISIIPQKENTEDLFLPSKLISILASGTPVVANVKTNSDLGKLVNEAGIRVDPNDQAGFINAISNLKDNQQLRIRLGKKGRIIAEKMFNKNIVLNNFNDFIENYFNQNICEKDFSN; this is encoded by the coding sequence GTGAAGATAATTATTTATTGTTTAAATTTTGCACCCGAGATCGTTGGAACAGGCAAATATAATAGCGAACTTGTAAATTTTCTACATAACAAGGGTCATAAAGTTAATGTAATTACTTCACCAAAATATTACCCAGATTGGAAAATTAAAAATAATAAATATGAATTAGATAAAAATTTTAATTTTAAAGTTTATAGATGCCCTATATATGTACCCAAAAAACCCACAGGTATAAAGAGAATTTTACATTTAATTTCTTTTTCAATTACAAGTTTTCCAATTTTAATTATTCAATTATTTTGGAAGCCCGATTCTGTAATTCTAATTGCCCCAACAATATTATGTTTCACAAATATTTTTATCTTTAAATTATTTTCTAAAAAAAATTTATTTACTCTCCTTCACATACAAGATTTTGAAATAGATGCTGCATTTAATCTAAAAATATTAAGTTTTCCCTTATTAAAAAATATACTTATAAAGATTGAATCTTATATATTCAAGAATTTCAAACACGTAAGTACTATAAGTCATGGAATGATTAAAAAGTTGATTTCTAAAGGTATACAAAAAAGTAAAATTTACCATTTCCCAAATTGGGTTGATGTAAATAAAATAAGGAAAAGTAAATTAATTTATAAGAAAAAAAATTATTATAGAAATAAGTTAAAAATAAACGATGAGACTATTATAATTCAATACTCAGGAACTCTTAATAAAAAAACAGGAATTTACTTTTTACTCCCAATAATAAAATTTTTTGAGAAAGAAAAAAATTTATTATGGCTTTTTTCTTGTGAGGGTCCATTGAAAAAACAATTTGTACAATTAACTAAAAATATTCCAAATATTATCTTTATTCCACTTCAAGAAGAAGAAAAATTTAATGAATTGCTTAATGCTGCTGATATATCTATTATTCCACAAAAGGAAAATACTGAGGATCTTTTTTTACCCTCAAAGTTAATTTCAATTTTAGCTAGCGGAACCCCTGTTGTTGCGAATGTAAAAACTAATAGTGATCTTGGTAAATTAGTAAATGAAGCTGGAATAAGAGTTGATCCAAATGATCAGGCTGGATTTATAAATGCCATAAGTAATCTAAAAGATAATCAACAACTAAGGATCAGATTAGGAAAAAAGGGAAGAATTATTGCTGAAAAAATGTTTAACAAGAATATTGTATTAAATAATTTTAATGATTTTATCGAAAACTATTTCAATCAAAATATTTGCGAAAAAGATTTTTCTAATTAA
- a CDS encoding AAA family ATPase: protein MLKDNVIESIEDDSKAFDRLVEMAVYLITTNEPVIKRAGILRNQAKMESIPLSSKDVFLILAKARRDIEGIDEGEKPNVELDVSEESWLWDQLITEANLTLIVSMPKVGKSSLVGAFLGQLSSGSTEYLGKEIKGEKRSIYIVGSDQPLNDWVKILIPAGLAERTASGKVILKEPLKRLWHKGKPLHLTEESIELLYGLAKNDPNSIFVFDAFASLISGLGLDENHAASVEPIRMLTEALAATKATPILLHHASGGNSGERAVKASRGTKALPAEASQILELDWLIPEDKHDNRVTISSAGRNSTPVDMVIEQVDRAVWVNLGSKSEIAENLRLEKVREKLNDRQELVLTFLEQRDEKNKGMFTTSQDLVENLKSEFEGDNTKALSTLNQLENKKLIYSKYRNFEGKGKCRIFYPNKK from the coding sequence GTGTTAAAAGATAATGTTATTGAATCTATTGAAGATGATTCAAAAGCTTTTGATCGGTTGGTTGAAATGGCTGTTTATTTAATAACAACAAATGAACCAGTTATTAAAAGAGCAGGGATTTTAAGAAATCAGGCAAAGATGGAAAGCATACCTTTATCTAGCAAAGATGTATTTCTAATTCTGGCTAAAGCTAGAAGAGATATTGAAGGTATAGATGAAGGAGAGAAACCTAATGTTGAATTAGATGTTTCTGAAGAGAGTTGGCTTTGGGATCAATTAATTACTGAAGCCAATTTAACTCTTATTGTTTCCATGCCTAAAGTTGGAAAGTCTAGTTTGGTTGGAGCATTTCTTGGTCAACTTAGTTCAGGATCAACTGAATATTTAGGCAAAGAAATCAAAGGAGAAAAAAGAAGTATTTATATAGTGGGATCGGATCAACCTTTAAATGATTGGGTCAAGATATTAATTCCAGCTGGACTTGCTGAAAGAACAGCATCAGGAAAAGTTATTTTGAAAGAACCATTAAAAAGGTTATGGCATAAGGGCAAGCCACTTCACTTAACTGAAGAAAGTATTGAATTACTTTATGGATTAGCAAAAAATGATCCTAATTCCATTTTTGTATTTGATGCTTTTGCAAGTCTTATTTCTGGCTTGGGTTTAGATGAAAACCACGCTGCATCTGTTGAGCCTATTCGCATGTTGACTGAAGCACTTGCTGCAACAAAAGCAACACCAATCTTGTTGCATCATGCAAGCGGAGGTAATTCTGGAGAAAGAGCAGTTAAGGCAAGTAGAGGAACTAAAGCTTTGCCAGCGGAAGCTTCTCAAATACTTGAATTAGATTGGTTAATTCCTGAAGATAAACATGATAATAGAGTTACGATTTCTTCAGCTGGTAGAAATTCAACGCCTGTTGATATGGTTATTGAGCAAGTTGATCGGGCTGTTTGGGTAAATCTTGGGAGCAAATCAGAAATTGCTGAAAACCTAAGATTGGAAAAAGTAAGAGAAAAACTAAACGATAGGCAAGAGTTGGTTTTAACTTTTCTTGAACAGCGTGATGAGAAGAATAAAGGCATGTTTACTACTTCTCAAGATTTAGTTGAAAATCTCAAATCAGAATTTGAAGGAGACAACACTAAAGCATTATCAACGCTTAACCAACTAGAAAATAAAAAGCTAATTTATTCAAAATATCGAAATTTTGAAGGGAAAGGAAAATGCAGAATTTTCTACCCAAATAAAAAATAA
- a CDS encoding DUF3769 domain-containing protein, producing the protein MKNFQQINLFIFLNGLLIFDFLPIHPIKIFAKDLDLSDLTKINNNSPQFKPMETQKGFDFSISNYISKNKMIEDLKANGDGLFNLLAFEQKDLEEEFFVEIDSDLQYRDKDLFVAEGNAIIYLSDATLSAELVKYDLTNKILTVVGNVIFKKGEQYFEASKLIYNLKEDTGNIYDVYGLLDSKTFGEDFKLELDKNAKKLEKLEKIKGTNQPKYINTATIGLVNKFEDDKAFNITDTDLEIPKISRWRYKTNEFIYNSKTLESKKIYFTNDIYNKPQFIFLSKNFSAEIIDNKLRLLSKNSWIILDNKLKIPIGRQSVIDKEDSLIRWGFGADFDDKDGYFFYRSSYPKKIFRDFSLQLQPYFLIQRALKGNTNAFRAKNTSVFSGKEKNDISFSDYLALDLLLNGKEKNWNIESKIQLNSLDISRLDESLRTKLILSKRINLKNTQKTKSNITNDYALNKISDIQGDLNNDKFLNNFIGIDETADSKPNFKEDNSLNIYSEKNKQTFTNLLDIQIYNIFREKVVKDFATEEIHFASGFNIANKKAWLNNEKYSSLSLIYDLGHFKSKSRSVDEFRELFRNSFVGQYNYQFPIWKKNALDKTIDKTYKFTPNVISQSLDWSTAIQSGIFLYSDGSNQNVLKFKTGPVLTIGSFKKKILDYTKVRANYNYTLKEGQSPFSFDNIDDEPRINLNLQQQIFGPLLLSFDTSVNLNTGSYTNVKYGLDFKRRAYSIGAFYNSTDKSAGIKFNIFNFDYSGLSDKF; encoded by the coding sequence TTGAAAAATTTTCAACAAATAAATCTTTTTATTTTTTTAAATGGATTATTGATATTTGACTTCTTACCTATTCATCCAATCAAAATTTTTGCCAAAGATCTTGATTTAAGTGATTTAACAAAAATAAATAATAATTCTCCTCAATTTAAACCTATGGAAACTCAAAAAGGCTTTGATTTTTCAATTAGTAACTATATATCTAAAAACAAAATGATTGAGGATTTAAAAGCTAATGGAGATGGATTATTTAATCTTTTGGCGTTTGAACAAAAAGATTTAGAAGAAGAGTTTTTTGTGGAAATAGATTCCGATTTACAGTATAGAGATAAAGATTTATTTGTAGCAGAAGGTAACGCGATAATTTATCTTTCTGATGCAACCCTTTCAGCCGAATTAGTAAAATATGATCTTACAAATAAAATATTAACTGTAGTTGGAAATGTAATATTTAAAAAAGGGGAGCAGTATTTTGAAGCTTCAAAACTAATTTATAATTTAAAAGAAGATACAGGTAATATTTATGATGTTTATGGATTGCTAGATAGTAAAACTTTTGGAGAAGATTTCAAATTAGAATTAGATAAGAATGCAAAAAAATTAGAAAAATTAGAAAAAATAAAGGGCACTAATCAACCAAAATATATAAATACTGCCACGATAGGATTGGTAAATAAATTTGAAGATGATAAAGCTTTTAATATTACAGATACAGATTTAGAAATTCCTAAAATTAGTAGGTGGAGATATAAAACTAATGAGTTTATCTATAATTCAAAAACTTTAGAATCAAAAAAAATATATTTTACAAATGATATTTATAATAAACCACAATTTATTTTTCTTAGTAAAAATTTTTCTGCAGAAATAATTGATAATAAGTTAAGACTTTTGAGCAAAAATAGCTGGATAATATTAGATAATAAATTAAAAATACCAATTGGAAGACAATCAGTTATTGATAAAGAGGATTCTTTAATAAGATGGGGATTTGGAGCTGATTTTGATGACAAAGATGGATACTTTTTTTATAGAAGCTCATACCCAAAGAAGATTTTCAGAGATTTTAGTCTGCAACTCCAACCTTATTTTTTAATACAAAGAGCTCTTAAGGGCAATACAAATGCCTTTAGAGCAAAAAATACCTCGGTTTTCAGCGGTAAAGAAAAGAATGATATAAGTTTTTCTGATTACCTTGCTTTAGATTTGTTATTAAATGGTAAAGAGAAAAATTGGAACATTGAATCCAAAATTCAGTTAAATAGTTTAGATATCTCTAGACTTGATGAGTCATTAAGAACTAAGTTAATATTATCAAAGAGAATCAATTTAAAAAATACTCAGAAAACTAAAAGCAATATAACTAATGATTATGCTTTAAATAAAATAAGTGATATTCAGGGAGATTTAAATAACGATAAGTTTTTAAATAATTTTATTGGTATTGACGAAACTGCTGATTCAAAACCTAACTTTAAAGAAGATAACTCTTTAAACATTTATTCAGAAAAGAATAAACAAACTTTTACTAATTTATTGGATATTCAAATTTATAACATTTTTAGAGAAAAGGTCGTAAAGGATTTTGCTACTGAAGAGATTCATTTTGCGAGTGGATTTAATATCGCAAATAAAAAAGCATGGTTAAACAATGAGAAATATTCAAGTTTATCTTTAATTTATGATCTAGGACATTTCAAGTCTAAAAGTAGATCCGTAGATGAATTTAGAGAATTGTTTAGAAATTCTTTTGTAGGACAATATAATTATCAATTTCCAATTTGGAAGAAAAATGCATTAGATAAAACTATAGATAAAACTTATAAATTTACTCCTAATGTTATTTCGCAATCTTTAGATTGGTCAACAGCAATTCAATCAGGTATTTTCTTATATAGTGATGGATCTAATCAAAATGTTTTAAAGTTTAAAACCGGACCAGTTTTAACTATTGGAAGCTTTAAGAAAAAAATCTTAGATTACACTAAAGTCAGAGCTAATTATAATTACACTTTAAAAGAAGGCCAGAGTCCATTCAGTTTCGATAACATCGATGATGAACCAAGAATAAACTTAAATTTACAACAACAGATTTTTGGCCCATTGTTATTAAGTTTTGATACCTCTGTAAATTTAAATACTGGATCTTATACAAATGTAAAATATGGATTAGATTTTAAAAGAAGAGCTTATTCAATAGGTGCTTTTTATAATTCAACAGATAAGAGTGCAGGTATAAAATTTAATATATTTAATTTTGATTATTCTGGATTGAGTGATAAATTCTAA
- a CDS encoding NAD-dependent epimerase/dehydratase family protein: MKILVTGGMGFIGQYVVEELKRRGYVPVIFDHHRRLSHEYPDGVEIFQGDILDEVAVTEAMAHSDGWIHLAAVLGTQETINNPRPAAQSNIMGGLNILEAAAQYNLPGSYIAVGNHWMNNTYSITKSMIERFIDMFNKYRGTKVNIVRAVNAYGPRQVAFSPFGPGKVRKITPSFVCRALSNMDVEIYGDGSQISDMVFVADVAKALVNALLKAHQGEVFKVPIEVGPEKHNSVKEVAELIISLSGSRSKIINLPMRPGEIPGSIVKADINTLRLIEMDPKDLVDLKVGMQQTIDYFERYLNKVNISQYKTSR, from the coding sequence TTGAAAATATTAGTTACTGGAGGGATGGGCTTTATTGGCCAATATGTGGTTGAAGAGCTTAAGAGAAGAGGTTATGTTCCTGTAATCTTTGACCATCATAGAAGACTTTCACATGAGTATCCAGACGGTGTAGAAATATTTCAAGGAGATATTCTTGATGAAGTTGCCGTTACAGAAGCAATGGCTCACTCTGATGGATGGATTCATTTAGCAGCTGTTCTAGGAACACAAGAAACCATAAATAATCCTAGACCTGCTGCTCAATCTAATATCATGGGAGGTTTAAATATTTTAGAGGCAGCGGCACAATATAATTTACCTGGTTCTTATATCGCGGTTGGGAATCACTGGATGAATAATACTTATAGTATTACTAAATCGATGATAGAAAGGTTTATAGATATGTTTAATAAATATAGAGGTACAAAAGTAAATATTGTTAGAGCTGTCAATGCATATGGTCCAAGACAAGTTGCATTTTCTCCCTTTGGACCTGGTAAAGTTAGAAAGATTACTCCCTCTTTTGTTTGTCGTGCCTTATCAAATATGGATGTTGAAATATATGGAGATGGATCACAAATAAGTGATATGGTTTTTGTTGCAGATGTTGCAAAAGCATTGGTTAATGCATTATTGAAAGCTCATCAAGGAGAAGTCTTTAAAGTTCCAATAGAAGTTGGACCAGAAAAACATAATAGTGTAAAAGAAGTAGCAGAATTAATAATTTCATTATCTGGGAGCCGATCTAAGATTATTAATCTTCCAATGCGACCTGGTGAGATACCTGGTTCAATTGTTAAAGCAGATATAAATACTCTAAGACTTATAGAAATGGATCCGAAAGATTTAGTTGACCTAAAAGTAGGTATGCAACAAACAATTGACTACTTTGAAAGATATCTAAATAAAGTTAATATTAGTCAATATAAAACTAGTAGGTAA
- a CDS encoding GumC family protein, with protein MDKIEFNDNEDGFGFNFVEIIRILDRQKKIFYLLAIITLSSGLIYSLFERVNNPIYKGYFSMLVEDPFKKNEGNNRGNNFIEDIASYNTKNDIPTIIEVLKSKPLLISASRANKLSYKDLINSLVITKGGNIKNIREEAKGILEISYFGKDKSLILSVLNNLSKDYISYSLKQKKDRIKEGLEFLNSQNPDLQKNINEIQRKLKNLRTNSSPANPQKQADLFNELILELDNDKKNLEIQLESYLNFKEKIKNEKNYDVSFKDSILIPESKFSSDESGLASYFSGQAILIELDALKKKLASSRTIFKPDSQKIISLEKRINAVSKIAKQSQLNAVNDIKIKIDELNKKQKKVLTQNKKLPDFINEFNKLNQDLELAEENYISFTKTKEKFRLGIAQNNFPWQIINPPSVEEKPVKPDLNKRFIQLLFLSFFVGAIAAIFKDRIENFYHSPNEIKEKLNLNVYGSIPYLENIENEDFYSSINKISSDSIANMNKRDLLKISKINKSFYFHRESYRYLVNNLELIKERKNFKIINITSTIQGEGKTQTSIDLAKTLNSLNKRVMLIDGDLRKPKIHLRLGLKNKIGLSKINELDESSFSSIIQKIEDYENLDIITSGQKFEDPYKIFNSHNFEKFLKWLETLEEYDYIIFDSPLALFLADTNLLSNKVDFTLLVISLFKVERNLINAAINNIRLSNGNILGVISINSKENKSFGFSYEYGSYRYGYEYLNENKIYKNKLESSKISIFAFLYKKFKKWFNKN; from the coding sequence ATGGACAAGATAGAATTTAATGATAATGAAGATGGATTTGGCTTTAATTTTGTTGAAATTATAAGGATTTTAGATAGGCAAAAAAAAATATTTTATTTATTAGCAATAATAACTTTATCATCAGGTTTAATTTATAGTTTATTTGAAAGAGTGAATAATCCTATATATAAGGGTTATTTTTCTATGCTAGTTGAAGATCCTTTTAAGAAGAATGAGGGGAATAACAGGGGTAATAACTTTATTGAAGATATAGCTTCATATAATACAAAAAACGATATACCAACAATCATCGAAGTCTTAAAAAGTAAGCCTTTGCTTATTTCTGCTTCAAGGGCAAACAAATTGTCCTATAAAGATTTAATAAACTCATTAGTAATTACTAAAGGAGGTAATATCAAAAATATTAGAGAGGAAGCTAAAGGAATTTTAGAAATATCATATTTTGGCAAAGACAAATCTTTAATTCTTTCTGTTTTAAACAACTTAAGCAAAGATTATATTTCATATTCCCTAAAACAAAAAAAAGATAGAATTAAAGAAGGTCTAGAATTCCTTAACTCCCAAAACCCTGATCTTCAAAAAAATATAAATGAAATACAACGTAAACTAAAAAATTTAAGAACTAATTCTTCACCAGCAAATCCACAAAAGCAAGCAGATTTATTTAATGAATTAATTCTAGAATTAGATAATGATAAGAAAAACCTTGAAATTCAATTAGAGAGTTATTTAAATTTTAAAGAAAAAATTAAAAATGAGAAAAATTATGATGTCAGCTTTAAAGATTCAATTTTAATTCCTGAAAGTAAATTCAGCTCTGATGAGTCAGGCTTGGCATCTTATTTTTCGGGGCAAGCAATTCTTATTGAGCTAGATGCACTTAAAAAAAAATTAGCTTCATCTAGAACAATTTTTAAACCTGATTCTCAAAAAATTATTTCACTAGAAAAAAGAATTAATGCCGTATCAAAAATAGCAAAACAAAGCCAATTGAATGCTGTTAATGATATTAAAATAAAAATTGATGAATTAAATAAAAAACAAAAAAAAGTTTTGACTCAAAACAAAAAACTACCTGACTTTATTAACGAATTCAATAAACTAAATCAAGATTTAGAATTAGCAGAAGAAAATTATATTTCATTTACAAAAACCAAGGAAAAATTTAGGTTGGGAATCGCCCAAAATAACTTTCCTTGGCAAATTATTAATCCCCCATCAGTTGAAGAAAAACCAGTTAAACCAGATTTAAATAAAAGATTTATTCAGTTACTTTTTTTATCTTTTTTTGTTGGAGCAATTGCTGCTATTTTCAAAGATAGAATAGAGAATTTTTATCATTCACCAAATGAGATAAAAGAGAAATTAAATTTAAATGTTTATGGATCAATTCCATATTTGGAGAATATTGAAAATGAGGATTTTTATTCTTCTATAAATAAAATTTCATCTGATTCTATTGCAAATATGAATAAGAGAGATCTTTTGAAAATTAGTAAAATTAATAAATCCTTTTACTTTCATCGTGAGTCATATAGATATCTTGTTAATAATTTAGAATTGATTAAAGAAAGAAAAAATTTTAAAATAATCAATATAACAAGTACTATCCAGGGTGAAGGTAAAACGCAAACATCTATTGATTTAGCAAAAACTTTAAATTCTCTAAATAAAAGAGTAATGCTAATAGATGGAGATTTAAGAAAACCAAAGATTCATTTACGTCTTGGATTAAAAAATAAAATTGGTTTATCAAAAATAAATGAACTCGATGAATCTAGTTTTTCATCCATAATCCAAAAAATAGAAGATTATGAAAATCTAGATATAATAACATCTGGTCAGAAGTTTGAAGACCCCTACAAAATTTTTAATTCTCATAACTTTGAAAAATTCTTAAAATGGTTAGAAACGCTTGAAGAGTATGACTATATTATATTTGATTCTCCTCTAGCACTTTTTCTTGCAGATACGAATTTATTATCTAATAAGGTCGATTTTACTTTGCTTGTTATAAGTCTATTTAAAGTTGAAAGAAATCTTATAAATGCGGCTATAAATAATATTAGATTATCGAATGGCAATATTCTTGGAGTTATTAGCATTAATTCCAAAGAAAATAAATCATTTGGTTTTTCATATGAATATGGTAGTTATAGATATGGTTATGAATATTTAAATGAAAATAAAATTTATAAGAATAAATTAGAAAGTTCAAAAATATCAATTTTTGCCTTTTTATATAAAAAATTTAAAAAATGGTTTAATAAAAACTAA
- a CDS encoding tyrosine-type recombinase/integrase — translation MKSPKWVAMTRQLIKSNHGFGWSISGWEKNNKLITKVVYRYPDGSRNSILLDLNWASDNSKKMTDIIDELADLMKERNVDLAKAYELINGGKISKGIKKEINWEALTDEFIYDERGNRRDTTKRDLMTRMYRTLQAVNAKPKPRNGEQLFKNYAELFFDRTMPKGGVGRKRNMGDLRAFLNWAVLEKKYLGVEWLPLTSKQYAKYIGAVPKGKKSKVREPISTPDLEMLLEALKRENKLGLRAIVVLSAVYGIRISEIANMKIKNKKVEITTLKQNVKTMLEEPHVRTVEPLNLPNLAKEGEKIISDLESGKIKYPDPILRAIAKSDDEKGYKLIGERFGKMLNRFWFWKELKTKNPNYVPYSFRHSFAWRASMETTPALPLRTICDYMGHDPKTHLTYYGKWSNDAENKKRIEEANKNNAEKYALART, via the coding sequence ATGAAATCTCCAAAATGGGTTGCTATGACAAGGCAATTAATAAAATCCAATCATGGCTTTGGTTGGTCAATATCTGGTTGGGAAAAGAATAATAAGTTGATAACTAAGGTTGTTTATAGATACCCAGATGGTTCAAGAAATTCTATTTTGCTTGACCTTAATTGGGCTTCAGATAACAGCAAAAAAATGACAGATATTATTGATGAACTTGCTGATTTAATGAAAGAAAGAAATGTTGATTTAGCCAAAGCTTATGAACTAATTAATGGAGGAAAAATATCAAAAGGAATTAAAAAAGAAATTAATTGGGAAGCATTAACTGATGAATTTATTTATGACGAAAGAGGTAATAGAAGAGATACAACAAAGCGTGATTTGATGACAAGAATGTATAGAACTTTGCAAGCTGTTAATGCAAAACCAAAGCCAAGAAATGGAGAACAATTATTTAAAAATTATGCAGAATTATTTTTTGATAGAACTATGCCAAAAGGCGGAGTTGGTAGAAAAAGAAATATGGGAGATTTAAGAGCATTTTTAAATTGGGCTGTTTTAGAGAAAAAATATTTAGGTGTTGAATGGTTGCCTTTAACTTCAAAACAATATGCAAAATATATTGGTGCAGTTCCAAAAGGTAAAAAATCAAAGGTCAGAGAACCCATTTCTACCCCTGATCTTGAGATGTTATTAGAAGCATTAAAGAGAGAAAATAAGCTTGGTCTAAGGGCAATAGTGGTACTCTCAGCGGTATATGGAATAAGGATTTCAGAGATAGCAAATATGAAAATTAAAAATAAAAAAGTTGAAATTACAACCCTAAAACAAAACGTAAAAACCATGCTTGAAGAACCACATGTAAGAACTGTGGAACCTCTAAATTTACCTAATCTTGCAAAAGAAGGAGAAAAAATTATTTCTGATTTAGAGTCTGGAAAAATAAAATATCCTGATCCAATTCTTAGAGCTATTGCAAAATCAGATGATGAAAAAGGCTACAAATTAATAGGAGAAAGATTTGGAAAAATGTTAAATAGATTTTGGTTTTGGAAAGAATTAAAAACTAAAAATCCAAATTATGTTCCCTATAGTTTTCGTCATTCTTTTGCTTGGAGAGCATCAATGGAAACGACCCCTGCATTACCACTAAGAACAATTTGCGATTATATGGGTCACGATCCAAAAACTCATTTGACCTATTACGGCAAGTGGTCGAATGATGCAGAAAATAAAAAACGTATTGAAGAAGCTAATAAAAATAATGCGGAAAAATACGCACTTGCACGCACTTGA
- a CDS encoding exopolysaccharide biosynthesis polyprenyl glycosylphosphotransferase, with amino-acid sequence MFGYIEGKSLTMLRGKLRESSTILNQFQRLFDPFFLTNISFLIFNQNQITINFNYFLIFFINLILLNLSNLYESYRLKNLYKLIPKIFYLSCSISIFNNIFTVFSKNYNNFQLLNFFIYCFLFLVVHHILTRILLRVLRINGCNSRNIIFFGNKNSFRNLLIQIAKNPWLGYKVIYWFSPNSNDHKKRTSIESKTYNCIGGIKDFKKKINNEEIDKIIFSYENSDNISLEKILKVVGDSCISSSFLIDKKIPSMSLKKENFGDNLALNIWNPEVSKFSKKIKRLVDFSLAICFLLFFMPLFLLVALLIKFSSKGPIIYYQNRYGLNGKVFKMYKFRTMFFNPKLDHSKLIQAKKGDKRITFIGRILRRYSLDELPQLLNVIKGEMSLVGPRPHATQHNEFYRKVITGYMQRHSNLPGMTGLAQIEGERGETNTIKKMKRRIQYDMEYNNDWNLLNDFLILIKTILVVIKGDAY; translated from the coding sequence ATGTTTGGCTATATTGAAGGAAAAAGCCTAACAATGCTTAGAGGGAAGCTTAGAGAAAGTTCTACAATATTAAATCAATTTCAAAGATTATTTGATCCCTTTTTTTTGACAAATATTTCTTTCTTAATATTTAATCAAAATCAAATTACAATTAACTTTAATTATTTTCTTATTTTTTTTATAAATTTAATATTGCTTAATCTTAGCAATTTATATGAAAGTTATAGATTAAAAAATTTATACAAGTTAATTCCTAAGATATTCTATTTAAGCTGTTCTATATCTATTTTCAATAATATTTTTACAGTTTTTAGTAAGAATTATAATAATTTTCAATTATTAAATTTTTTTATTTATTGTTTTCTTTTTTTAGTAGTTCATCATATTTTAACAAGAATTTTATTAAGAGTTTTAAGAATCAATGGTTGTAATTCAAGAAATATAATATTTTTTGGAAATAAAAATTCATTTCGTAATTTGTTGATTCAAATTGCTAAAAATCCTTGGCTTGGTTATAAAGTAATTTATTGGTTCAGTCCAAATTCAAATGATCATAAAAAAAGAACGTCAATTGAATCTAAAACTTATAATTGTATAGGAGGTATTAAAGATTTTAAAAAGAAAATTAATAATGAAGAAATAGATAAAATAATTTTTTCTTATGAAAATTCAGATAATATTTCTTTGGAAAAAATTTTAAAAGTAGTTGGCGATTCTTGTATATCATCATCTTTTTTAATTGATAAAAAAATTCCTTCGATGAGTCTGAAAAAGGAAAATTTTGGTGACAATTTAGCTCTTAATATATGGAATCCCGAAGTTTCAAAATTTAGTAAAAAAATTAAGAGGTTAGTTGATTTTTCTTTAGCGATTTGTTTTTTATTATTTTTTATGCCGCTTTTTTTACTAGTTGCGTTATTAATAAAATTTTCTAGTAAAGGGCCAATTATTTATTATCAAAATAGATATGGTTTAAATGGGAAAGTTTTTAAAATGTATAAATTTAGAACTATGTTTTTTAATCCGAAATTAGATCATAGTAAATTAATACAAGCAAAAAAAGGTGATAAAAGGATAACATTCATAGGTAGGATTTTAAGAAGGTATAGCCTAGATGAGTTGCCCCAATTATTAAATGTTATTAAAGGTGAAATGAGTTTAGTAGGTCCCAGACCCCATGCGACTCAGCATAACGAATTCTATAGAAAAGTTATAACAGGTTATATGCAGCGACATTCTAACTTACCAGGGATGACTGGTTTAGCCCAAATAGAAGGAGAAAGAGGAGAAACAAATACTATAAAAAAAATGAAACGAAGAATTCAATATGATATGGAATATAATAATGACTGGAATTTGTTAAACGATTTTTTAATTTTGATAAAAACAATTTTAGTGGTTATAAAAGGAGATGCCTATTAG